A genome region from Mycobacterium florentinum includes the following:
- a CDS encoding adenylate/guanylate cyclase domain-containing protein, whose protein sequence is MEGHAPLVRARRVFRYLPSAPRCKVCNNPFGGAGGRVFAAAGFSPSRKNPNLCSRCCDALPPGGAEVDVAVLFADIRGSTALGQRGIAADFAALLNRFYAAATQTLLRHDAVIDKLIGDEVMAFFVRGISGPDYRRRAVLAGVELLRAVGYGGDERPWLQLGVAVNAGVAYVGNVGAAVVDFTALGDPVNLSARMQQHAAAGELLVASGVADDMMETSARRRLNLRGYDRPMEAYALNA, encoded by the coding sequence ATGGAAGGGCACGCACCACTGGTACGGGCGCGGCGGGTGTTCCGCTACCTGCCGTCGGCGCCGCGGTGCAAGGTGTGCAACAACCCGTTTGGCGGAGCGGGTGGGCGTGTTTTCGCGGCGGCCGGTTTCAGCCCGTCGCGCAAGAACCCGAATCTGTGCAGTCGCTGTTGTGACGCGCTTCCCCCGGGTGGTGCCGAGGTGGATGTCGCGGTGTTGTTCGCCGACATCCGCGGTTCCACGGCGCTGGGCCAGCGAGGCATCGCCGCGGACTTCGCCGCGCTGCTCAACCGGTTCTACGCGGCCGCGACGCAGACGCTGCTGCGACATGATGCGGTGATCGACAAGCTGATCGGTGACGAGGTCATGGCGTTCTTTGTGCGCGGCATCAGCGGACCGGACTACCGGCGTCGCGCGGTTCTGGCCGGAGTTGAGCTGCTGCGGGCCGTCGGCTATGGCGGTGACGAGAGGCCCTGGCTGCAGCTGGGTGTCGCGGTCAACGCCGGCGTCGCTTACGTCGGCAACGTCGGTGCCGCGGTGGTCGATTTCACCGCGCTGGGTGATCCGGTCAATCTTTCCGCGCGGATGCAACAACACGCCGCCGCCGGGGAGTTGCTCGTCGCATCCGGCGTGGCCGACGACATGATGGAAACGTCAGCGCGACGTCGGCTGAACCTGCGCGGGTACGACCGGCCGATGGAGGCGTACGCCCTCAACGCGTGA
- a CDS encoding cytochrome P450, with amino-acid sequence MTVGTAPASVFDADLPTLSYDAAETPAQVYPRIEAAQRQSPIALGPFGPEVLSYGLVRTVLRDTRFQIPPGINLLVQDITSGPLWDKVVNSLLCLEGAEHHRLRSLTSKAFTPRATLRLHDTMADLMNELVDRVADAGRCDVVTDIARPYPVPIICALLGAPREDWQQFSLWADEIFKAFSFNVDIRELEPGVMRAWAELDDYVDDMVARRRHSLTDDLLSDLIRAEDDGDRLNAAELRMLAGGLLLAGTDTTRNQVGASVQVLCEHPEQWQLLKENPELAMRAVEETMRHSPIACGTLRLVIEDAEVDGYLFPAGTMVLVNTAAANRDPDVYTDPHRVDITREGAPPILTFGGGIHYCLGANLARRELAEALTVLSQRMVNPRITGPVPWKPMVSLSGPTSVPIEFEAAP; translated from the coding sequence ATGACCGTCGGCACCGCTCCCGCAAGCGTTTTCGATGCCGACCTCCCGACGCTGAGCTATGACGCCGCGGAAACTCCCGCGCAGGTCTACCCGCGCATCGAAGCAGCCCAACGGCAAAGCCCTATCGCACTCGGACCGTTCGGGCCCGAAGTGCTCTCGTACGGCCTGGTCCGCACCGTCCTTCGTGACACCCGGTTCCAGATCCCGCCCGGCATCAATCTGCTGGTCCAGGACATCACCTCGGGTCCGTTGTGGGACAAGGTGGTCAACAGCCTGCTGTGCCTGGAAGGCGCCGAACACCACCGGCTGCGCAGCCTGACGTCCAAGGCGTTCACTCCCCGCGCGACCCTGCGCCTGCACGACACCATGGCCGACCTGATGAACGAACTCGTCGATCGGGTTGCCGACGCGGGGCGCTGCGACGTGGTCACCGACATCGCCCGTCCCTACCCCGTCCCGATCATCTGCGCGCTGCTCGGTGCACCGCGCGAGGATTGGCAACAGTTTTCGCTGTGGGCCGACGAGATCTTCAAGGCATTCAGTTTCAACGTCGACATTCGCGAACTCGAGCCCGGCGTCATGCGCGCGTGGGCCGAACTCGACGACTATGTCGACGACATGGTCGCCCGGCGCCGGCACAGCCTGACCGACGATCTGCTGTCCGACCTGATCCGCGCGGAGGATGACGGGGATCGCCTCAATGCGGCCGAACTGCGCATGCTCGCCGGGGGCCTGCTGCTGGCGGGCACGGACACCACTCGCAACCAGGTGGGCGCCTCGGTACAGGTCCTCTGCGAGCACCCCGAGCAGTGGCAATTGCTCAAGGAGAATCCCGAGCTGGCCATGCGCGCCGTCGAGGAAACCATGCGTCACTCGCCGATCGCCTGCGGAACTCTGCGGCTGGTGATCGAGGACGCCGAGGTCGATGGCTACCTTTTCCCCGCCGGCACCATGGTGTTGGTGAATACCGCTGCGGCCAACCGTGATCCGGACGTGTACACCGACCCACACCGCGTCGACATCACTCGCGAGGGCGCACCACCCATCCTGACCTTCGGCGGTGGGATTCACTACTGCCTGGGCGCCAACCTGGCCCGTCGCGAACTCGCCGAGGCGCTGACCGTGCTCAGCCAACGGATGGTGAACCCGCGCATCACGGGGCCGGTGCCGTGGAAGCCGATGGTGAGCCTGAGCGGGCCGACGAGCGTTCCCATTGAGTTCGAAGCCGCACCATAG
- a CDS encoding lipocalin-like domain-containing protein produces the protein MTLRDAVLGAWELVSFVAHNETTGEDRQPLGTTPRGLILYTADGHMSAQLAESDMSGYVAYGGRFSVDEETATLHHEVSVSMMPELLAKPQFRQVRVEGDLLTLSATRTDETGVTTHSTLVWRRSPVRAV, from the coding sequence GTGACACTGCGAGATGCCGTCCTTGGTGCGTGGGAATTGGTGTCGTTCGTCGCCCACAACGAAACCACCGGCGAGGACCGCCAGCCACTCGGCACGACACCGCGCGGTCTGATTCTGTACACCGCCGACGGTCACATGTCGGCTCAACTCGCCGAGTCGGATATGAGCGGCTACGTCGCCTACGGCGGGCGATTCTCGGTCGATGAGGAAACAGCGACGCTGCACCACGAGGTCAGCGTGTCGATGATGCCGGAACTGTTGGCGAAACCACAGTTTCGGCAGGTGCGCGTCGAAGGCGACCTATTGACCCTCTCGGCGACGCGAACCGACGAAACCGGCGTGACCACGCACAGCACATTGGTGTGGCGGCGGTCGCCGGTCAGGGCAGTTTGA
- a CDS encoding TetR/AcrR family transcriptional regulator, with product MVERWTRERRLEHTRSLLLDAAEEVFAEKGFTSATLDDIAHAAGYTKGAIYKHFATKEDLFLAVSDRYWRRYFDNFAEVMSTSRQIGARELDEVAQRWRQLSRDRGAQHAALGHEFTLYLLRNPDARERVAVKRAEVVEALGKFIVEGIDRLGGTLTIPALTFAQVLIATSDAVVLGSELDDVDLYRPIVEMYTSAIKLP from the coding sequence ATGGTCGAGCGTTGGACGCGAGAGAGACGCCTTGAGCACACCCGTTCGCTGCTCCTGGATGCCGCGGAGGAAGTGTTCGCCGAAAAGGGCTTCACCTCAGCCACTCTCGACGACATCGCCCATGCGGCGGGCTACACGAAAGGCGCCATCTACAAACACTTCGCCACCAAGGAAGATCTCTTCCTTGCGGTGAGCGACCGATACTGGCGTCGCTATTTCGACAATTTCGCCGAGGTGATGTCGACGTCGAGGCAGATCGGGGCGCGCGAACTCGACGAGGTCGCGCAGCGGTGGCGCCAACTCAGCCGCGACCGCGGCGCCCAACACGCCGCGTTGGGACACGAGTTCACCCTCTATCTGCTTCGCAATCCCGACGCCCGGGAGCGGGTGGCGGTCAAGCGGGCGGAGGTCGTCGAGGCGCTGGGCAAGTTCATCGTCGAAGGCATCGACCGGCTCGGCGGCACCCTGACGATCCCGGCCTTGACCTTCGCGCAGGTACTCATCGCCACCAGTGACGCAGTAGTGCTCGGCAGTGAACTCGACGACGTCGACCTCTACCGGCCGATCGTCGAGATGTACACGTCGGCGATCAAACTGCCCTGA
- a CDS encoding spirocyclase AveC family protein, giving the protein MSELLNKRAPVVTESSGGATAPTDPVHAKVKPVQIWAAIGGALLLLEIYVWIRWMTGPYFQRVPSGVSDPPMYMKVPLIANAVAAWIGLPIAVWWFIIRPWRRERRITLDGILMVSMGLIFFQDPLLNYLNTWCTYNLWMPNRGSWSSNIPGWVSPEVPGHQVVEPLLTNVPGYSFGNLLMVMIGCWVMRKTKARWPGLSNTKLIGVTFAFNIVLDFIMEGLIFLPIGFYVYPGAIRAVSINAGTYYQWPIYEGLMWGGVLTAFCCLRYFTDDRGRTLAERGLDSVAGGSGKVQLTRFLAIFAAVSACFFVLYNLPAQWLAMHADPWPEDVQQRSYLNGGICGDGTDHPCPDPVLPVPTKRSGYINTDGRLVLPQGSEVPKAVPFQPGR; this is encoded by the coding sequence GTGAGCGAACTGTTGAACAAGCGCGCACCCGTCGTCACCGAGTCGTCCGGCGGAGCCACTGCACCAACGGACCCGGTTCACGCGAAGGTGAAGCCCGTCCAGATCTGGGCCGCCATCGGCGGTGCGCTGCTGCTTCTGGAGATCTACGTGTGGATCCGGTGGATGACCGGGCCCTATTTCCAGCGGGTGCCGTCGGGCGTGAGCGATCCGCCGATGTACATGAAGGTGCCGCTCATCGCGAACGCGGTCGCGGCTTGGATCGGCCTGCCAATTGCCGTGTGGTGGTTCATCATTCGACCGTGGCGCCGCGAGCGGCGGATCACCCTGGACGGCATCCTCATGGTGTCGATGGGCCTGATCTTCTTCCAGGATCCCCTGCTCAACTACCTGAATACCTGGTGTACCTACAACCTCTGGATGCCCAACCGCGGCTCCTGGTCCTCGAACATCCCCGGCTGGGTATCGCCGGAGGTGCCGGGACACCAGGTCGTGGAACCACTGCTGACGAACGTGCCGGGTTACTCATTCGGGAATCTGCTGATGGTCATGATCGGCTGCTGGGTGATGCGAAAGACCAAGGCGCGCTGGCCCGGTCTGAGCAATACGAAGTTGATCGGTGTGACCTTCGCCTTCAACATCGTCCTCGACTTCATCATGGAGGGGCTGATCTTTTTGCCCATCGGGTTCTACGTCTATCCCGGGGCGATTCGAGCGGTGTCGATCAATGCGGGCACCTACTACCAGTGGCCCATCTACGAGGGGCTGATGTGGGGTGGCGTCCTGACTGCCTTTTGTTGTCTGCGCTACTTCACCGACGACCGTGGCCGCACCCTCGCCGAACGCGGACTCGATAGCGTCGCAGGCGGTTCCGGCAAGGTACAACTCACCCGCTTTCTGGCGATCTTCGCCGCCGTGAGCGCCTGCTTCTTCGTCCTCTACAACCTCCCCGCACAATGGCTTGCCATGCACGCCGACCCCTGGCCGGAAGATGTGCAACAGCGCTCTTACCTGAACGGGGGCATCTGCGGCGACGGAACCGACCACCCGTGCCCCGATCCCGTCCTGCCGGTGCCGACAAAGCGCTCCGGCTACATCAACACCGATGGCCGACTCGTGCTGCCCCAGGGTTCGGAGGTTCCGAAAGCGGTTCCGTTCCAACCAGGCCGGTGA
- a CDS encoding DUF1254 domain-containing protein, whose protein sequence is MKERGTSDGAVPVSPDNFARAETDLYFGNAVADGGFGKLLHLRELMPLDRQLVVRSNRDTLYSTGVFDLDAGPVTISLPDAGDRFMSMQVITEDHYVPAVFYGQGEHTLDRDGIGTRYVMAALRILVDPDDDADLGTVHALQDAVAVRQAATGSFDVPKWDPVSQKAVRDALVQLGATVPDSKAMFGAKNDIDPVRHLIGSAVAWGGNPEKDAIYFTYHPAENDGAAKYRLTVGEVPVDGFWSVTVYNKDGYFTPNPLNAYSLNNITAHRDSGGTITIQFGGCDATTSNCLPITAGWNYLVRLYRPHEKILDGEWTFPEAQPLS, encoded by the coding sequence ATGAAAGAGCGCGGGACATCCGACGGCGCCGTGCCGGTCTCACCGGACAACTTCGCCCGGGCCGAAACCGATCTGTATTTCGGCAACGCGGTCGCCGATGGCGGGTTCGGCAAGTTACTCCACCTCCGTGAGTTGATGCCGCTGGACAGGCAACTGGTGGTGCGGTCGAACCGCGACACCCTTTATTCCACCGGCGTCTTCGACCTCGACGCCGGGCCGGTCACGATATCGCTGCCCGACGCCGGCGACCGATTCATGTCGATGCAGGTGATCACCGAGGACCATTACGTGCCCGCGGTGTTCTACGGGCAGGGCGAACACACTCTGGACCGCGACGGCATCGGCACGCGGTATGTCATGGCGGCCCTTCGCATCCTGGTGGACCCCGACGACGACGCCGACCTCGGCACGGTCCATGCGCTCCAAGACGCCGTTGCGGTGCGTCAGGCCGCCACGGGCAGTTTCGATGTCCCGAAGTGGGACCCGGTCAGCCAGAAGGCGGTCAGGGACGCGCTGGTTCAGCTGGGGGCCACGGTTCCCGACTCCAAGGCCATGTTCGGAGCGAAGAATGACATCGACCCGGTGCGGCACTTGATCGGCTCGGCGGTGGCGTGGGGTGGCAATCCGGAAAAGGATGCGATCTATTTCACCTACCATCCCGCCGAAAATGACGGCGCCGCTAAATACCGGCTCACCGTGGGCGAGGTGCCGGTCGACGGCTTCTGGTCGGTCACCGTCTACAACAAAGACGGCTATTTCACGCCGAACCCGCTCAACGCCTATTCGCTGAACAACATCACCGCTCACCGCGACAGCGGCGGCACGATCACCATTCAATTCGGCGGCTGCGACGCGACGACATCGAACTGCCTGCCCATCACCGCGGGCTGGAACTACCTGGTCCGGCTCTACCGACCCCACGAAAAGATCCTCGATGGCGAGTGGACATTCCCAGAGGCCCAACCGCTTTCGTGA